The following proteins come from a genomic window of Phnomibacter ginsenosidimutans:
- a CDS encoding tetratricopeptide repeat protein produces the protein MQRIDKLKEYLQAQPNDSFLQHALALEYIKLGDDAAAQPLFENVLAHDPTYIGSYYHLAKLLERTGNKDKAIATYEKGMQHAKAARDMHAYNELQAAWEDLTDY, from the coding sequence ATGCAAAGAATTGACAAATTAAAAGAATACCTGCAGGCGCAACCCAACGATAGTTTTTTGCAGCATGCGCTGGCACTGGAATACATCAAACTGGGCGATGACGCCGCCGCACAACCGCTGTTTGAAAATGTGCTGGCTCATGACCCTACTTATATTGGCAGCTATTATCATTTGGCCAAACTGCTGGAGCGAACAGGTAACAAAGACAAGGCTATTGCTACCTATGAAAAAGGCATGCAACATGCCAAAGCCGCCCGGGATATGCATGCGTACAACGAGCTGCAAGCCGCTTGGGAAGACCTGACTGATTATTAA
- a CDS encoding ATP-binding protein yields MVHPLFATFQQELQALLPAGHSVLLAISGGVDSVVLAHLLKTAKVPVTLAHVNFQLRGKKAFGMKNLFDNWRRIGACL; encoded by the coding sequence TTGGTACATCCATTGTTTGCTACATTTCAACAAGAGCTGCAGGCCTTGCTGCCAGCTGGCCACAGCGTATTGCTGGCCATTAGCGGCGGGGTAGATAGCGTGGTGCTGGCCCACTTGCTCAAAACAGCAAAAGTGCCTGTTACGCTGGCGCATGTCAACTTTCAGTTGCGGGGGAAGAAAGCATTCGGGATGAAGAATTTGTTCGACAACTGGCGCAGGATTGGGGCATGCCTGTAG
- a CDS encoding electron transfer flavoprotein subunit alpha/FixB family protein yields MVLIFADQADGQIKKSTFEALSYGSKLAAQLGTTAEAVVLGAVDNASLEALGNYGVSKVHHDANAAFNQFDAQVYTKAIAAFATQAGAKVIVFSSNTSGKAVAPRLSANLKAGLVSGAIALPDTSNGFVVKKNVFSAKAYANVQLLTDVKIIALSPNAFGIHATGGTAAVAAVSLPADGGKIKVTAVEKVTGTVPLGEAELVVSGGRGLKGPENWGLVEDLAKAMGASTACSRPVADAHWRPHHEHVGQTGGAIAPNLYVAIGISGAIQHLAGVNRSKTIVVINKDPEAPFFKAADYGIVGDAFEVVPKLTEAVKKLKGIA; encoded by the coding sequence ATGGTACTCATATTCGCCGATCAGGCCGATGGTCAAATAAAAAAATCCACTTTCGAAGCGCTGAGCTATGGCAGCAAACTGGCTGCCCAACTTGGTACCACTGCCGAAGCAGTTGTACTCGGCGCTGTAGACAATGCTTCCCTCGAAGCACTGGGCAACTATGGTGTCAGCAAAGTACACCACGATGCTAACGCCGCATTCAACCAGTTTGATGCACAGGTGTATACTAAGGCCATTGCGGCATTTGCTACGCAGGCCGGCGCCAAAGTGATTGTATTCAGCAGCAACACCAGCGGTAAAGCCGTAGCACCCCGCCTCAGTGCCAACCTCAAAGCAGGTTTGGTGAGCGGCGCCATTGCCCTGCCCGATACCAGCAATGGTTTTGTGGTAAAGAAAAACGTTTTTAGCGCCAAGGCGTACGCCAATGTGCAACTGCTGACGGATGTAAAAATCATTGCCCTCAGCCCCAACGCGTTTGGCATTCATGCCACAGGAGGTACTGCAGCAGTAGCTGCTGTAAGCCTGCCTGCCGATGGCGGAAAAATTAAAGTAACCGCTGTAGAGAAAGTAACCGGCACTGTGCCCTTGGGCGAAGCGGAACTGGTAGTTAGTGGTGGTCGTGGCTTGAAGGGCCCCGAAAACTGGGGACTGGTAGAAGACCTGGCCAAAGCCATGGGTGCTTCAACCGCTTGTAGCCGCCCGGTAGCCGATGCACACTGGCGTCCGCACCACGAGCATGTGGGCCAAACCGGTGGCGCCATTGCCCCCAACCTGTATGTGGCCATCGGTATCAGTGGTGCCATTCAGCACCTCGCAGGTGTCAACCGTAGCAAAACCATTGTAGTTATCAATAAAGATCCGGAAGCACCTTTCTTCAAAGCAGCGGATTACGGAATTGTGGGCGATGCCTTTGAGGTAGTACCCAAACTCACAGAAGCCGTGAAGAAGCTGAAGGGCATTGCCTAA
- a CDS encoding TraB/GumN family protein, which produces MIVTMKKVWSSLIFIGVCLGISACHAQKPIPTAATNETLLWRISGNGLQKPSYLFGTMHIMCANDAIVSPQLKGILDSVQQVYFEVDLDNMVEMITSMKAMAMKDGKSIRDYLTQEEYDRVAAYFKGKSPLPFKVLEMYKPLLLSAMIAEQSMKCEATNGMEMMILAEVAKRKKEVKGLETMAYQAGLFDSIPYEVQAKELLKAIDSAGSNKDDVSELLNAYTQQNLSQILALTLKEEGSMEGNLDLLLFGRNRNWVQQMPAIMKQSGNLFAVGAGHLPGDNGVIQLLKNAGYTLTPLLNEMKPVATAK; this is translated from the coding sequence ATGATAGTTACCATGAAAAAAGTATGGTCTTCTTTAATTTTTATAGGTGTTTGTTTAGGAATTTCTGCTTGCCATGCACAAAAGCCAATTCCTACAGCAGCAACCAATGAAACCCTGCTTTGGCGTATTTCAGGCAATGGGTTGCAAAAGCCGTCCTATTTGTTTGGTACCATGCATATCATGTGTGCCAATGATGCAATTGTGTCGCCACAATTGAAGGGCATCTTAGATAGTGTTCAGCAAGTTTATTTCGAAGTTGACCTCGACAATATGGTGGAGATGATTACATCTATGAAAGCCATGGCCATGAAAGATGGCAAAAGTATCCGCGATTATTTGACACAGGAGGAATACGATCGGGTAGCGGCCTATTTCAAAGGAAAAAGCCCGTTACCTTTTAAAGTATTGGAAATGTACAAGCCGCTATTGTTGAGTGCCATGATTGCAGAACAGTCGATGAAATGCGAGGCCACCAACGGCATGGAAATGATGATACTGGCAGAAGTGGCGAAAAGAAAGAAGGAAGTAAAGGGATTGGAAACTATGGCTTATCAAGCTGGATTATTCGACAGCATTCCTTATGAAGTACAGGCCAAAGAACTGCTGAAAGCGATAGACAGCGCCGGAAGTAATAAAGATGATGTAAGTGAATTACTCAATGCCTACACACAACAAAACTTATCACAAATACTGGCGCTGACCCTAAAGGAAGAGGGTAGTATGGAAGGCAATCTTGATCTGTTGCTCTTTGGCCGCAACCGAAACTGGGTGCAACAAATGCCCGCCATCATGAAACAATCAGGCAATTTATTTGCCGTAGGCGCCGGGCATTTACCTGGCGATAATGGTGTTATCCAACTACTAAAAAATGCTGGGTACACACTAACACCACTACTCAATGAAATGAAACCAGTTGCTACTGCCAAATAA
- a CDS encoding UvrB/UvrC motif-containing protein, which yields MPVEGDDYSRMSVQQLQELLDEMVAIEDYIKAAAIRNEINNRKTGR from the coding sequence GTGCCGGTAGAAGGCGATGATTACAGCCGCATGTCGGTACAGCAGTTGCAAGAACTGCTCGACGAGATGGTAGCCATTGAAGATTACATCAAAGCTGCTGCCATTCGCAACGAAATCAACAACCGGAAAACCGGTCGCTAA
- a CDS encoding bifunctional nuclease domain-containing protein: MCNTANDTIEIDSRTSDALALAVRFGCPIYTYNHIIEEASLHVEGTSTTTSGSKKKKPPRKKKNLCR; encoded by the coding sequence GTGTGCAATACCGCCAACGATACCATTGAAATAGACAGCCGTACCAGCGATGCATTGGCATTGGCGGTACGCTTTGGTTGCCCCATTTATACCTACAACCACATTATTGAAGAAGCCAGCTTGCATGTAGAAGGCACTTCTACCACTACCAGTGGCAGCAAAAAAAAAAAGCCGCCAAGGAAGAAGAAGAACCTGTGCCGGTAG
- a CDS encoding 4-(cytidine 5'-diphospho)-2-C-methyl-D-erythritol kinase, giving the protein MALQLGSDCPFFIVNQPCFAWSRGEMMEPLSLPLSGYQLVLINPGIHVNTGWAFKQITPQQPAFSLQEIATLPVKEWKPVVKNDFEKAVGMAHPTVAEIVHYAYTNQAVYAAMSGSGSTCFALFEGHQTLPDFSPFSHCWIRKIKLS; this is encoded by the coding sequence ATGGCGTTACAACTCGGCAGCGATTGTCCGTTTTTTATTGTGAACCAACCCTGTTTTGCCTGGAGCCGTGGCGAAATGATGGAACCCTTGTCGTTGCCGTTGAGTGGGTATCAGTTGGTGCTCATCAATCCGGGTATACATGTCAATACCGGTTGGGCTTTCAAGCAAATTACTCCACAACAACCGGCATTTTCTTTACAAGAAATAGCTACGCTTCCTGTAAAAGAATGGAAGCCTGTAGTGAAAAATGATTTTGAAAAAGCAGTAGGAATGGCGCATCCTACCGTTGCCGAAATTGTGCATTACGCCTACACGAACCAAGCGGTGTATGCCGCCATGAGTGGCAGCGGCAGCACTTGTTTTGCGTTGTTTGAAGGGCATCAAACTTTGCCTGATTTTTCGCCTTTTTCCCATTGCTGGATACGCAAGATTAAATTGTCGTGA
- the mgtE gene encoding magnesium transporter: protein MSEELQQELEQALTINEQFEALIAEADKLAIADFLNDQNISDVANLVYAYEEYEAQIIASLSIHRAASVFKILDLAEQKRIITELPPFKTAELLNELSADDRTDFLEELPSSVVRELIKLLNPEERKTTLSLLGYPENSVGRLMTPDYVWVYEHNTVAESIELIRRFGKDSETIDVIYVIDEDGNLVDDIKIRDIILSSPDKKINELIDGRVIVLHADDDQEVASDVFKMNNRVALPVVSKTEKLLGIVTIDDILWVATEEYSEDMQKIGGTEALDEPYLDTSVWKLFQKRVGWLVILFLGEMLTASVMQYFEEEIAKAVVLALFIPLIISSGGNTGSQASTLIIQALATGDVAITDWWRVFKREILSGLMLGTVLGVVGYFRILVWHSIFPNVYGDHYHLVGLTVGFTLLGIVLWGTLSGSMLPLALKKLGADPAVSSAPFVATLVDVTGLVIYFSVAYLFLQGILL, encoded by the coding sequence ATGTCGGAAGAGCTGCAGCAGGAACTGGAACAAGCCCTCACCATCAATGAACAATTTGAAGCATTGATAGCGGAAGCGGACAAGCTGGCCATCGCCGATTTTCTGAATGATCAGAACATCAGCGACGTGGCTAACCTGGTGTATGCGTATGAAGAATATGAAGCACAAATTATTGCCAGCCTTTCCATTCACCGGGCGGCCAGTGTGTTCAAAATTCTTGACCTCGCCGAGCAAAAACGCATCATTACCGAGCTTCCGCCCTTTAAAACAGCCGAGCTGCTGAACGAACTGAGTGCTGATGACCGTACCGACTTTTTGGAAGAACTGCCCAGCAGTGTGGTGCGGGAACTCATCAAATTGCTAAATCCTGAGGAACGCAAAACCACCCTCAGTTTACTTGGCTATCCGGAAAATAGTGTGGGCCGTTTGATGACGCCCGACTATGTGTGGGTTTACGAACACAATACCGTTGCTGAATCCATTGAACTCATCCGTCGTTTCGGCAAAGACTCTGAAACCATTGATGTGATTTATGTAATTGATGAAGACGGTAATCTTGTTGACGACATCAAAATCAGGGACATCATTTTATCTTCTCCCGATAAAAAAATCAATGAACTCATTGATGGCCGTGTGATTGTATTGCATGCCGATGATGACCAGGAAGTGGCTTCGGATGTGTTTAAAATGAACAACCGCGTAGCCCTGCCGGTGGTGAGCAAAACGGAAAAGCTGCTCGGCATTGTTACCATCGATGATATTCTTTGGGTAGCCACCGAAGAATACAGCGAAGACATGCAAAAAATTGGTGGTACCGAGGCCTTGGATGAACCCTACCTCGATACCTCAGTGTGGAAGCTGTTTCAAAAGCGGGTAGGTTGGCTGGTGATTTTGTTTTTGGGCGAAATGCTCACGGCATCGGTGATGCAATACTTTGAAGAAGAAATAGCGAAGGCTGTTGTATTAGCATTATTCATTCCTCTTATCATCAGTAGTGGTGGCAATACCGGCAGTCAGGCCAGTACCCTCATCATTCAGGCATTGGCCACTGGTGATGTGGCCATCACCGACTGGTGGCGGGTATTCAAACGTGAAATTTTAAGTGGCCTCATGTTGGGTACGGTGCTGGGCGTGGTTGGTTATTTCCGCATATTGGTGTGGCATTCTATTTTCCCCAATGTGTACGGCGATCACTACCACCTGGTGGGGCTTACAGTTGGGTTTACCTTACTGGGCATTGTATTGTGGGGCACACTCAGCGGCTCCATGCTGCCATTGGCTTTGAAAAAACTGGGCGCCGACCCTGCGGTGAGTTCTGCCCCATTTGTAGCCACACTGGTAGATGTAACAGGATTGGTCATTTATTTTTCCGTGGCCTACCTCTTTTTGCAGGGCATTCTGCTCTAG
- a CDS encoding nucleoside-diphosphate kinase, which yields MSNRTFTMIKPDAMADGHAGAILDQIIKAGFKIVAMKQTRLSIEKAGEFYAVHKERPFFGELTEFMSSGPIVAAILEKENAVADFRTLIGATNPANAEEGTIRKRFARSVGENAVHGSDSDENAAIEGNFFFSAFERF from the coding sequence ATGAGTAATCGTACTTTCACCATGATTAAGCCCGATGCAATGGCCGATGGTCATGCAGGTGCCATCCTGGACCAAATTATCAAAGCTGGTTTTAAAATCGTGGCCATGAAGCAAACCCGCCTCAGCATCGAAAAGGCTGGTGAGTTTTATGCCGTACATAAAGAGCGTCCTTTCTTTGGCGAACTGACTGAGTTCATGAGCAGCGGCCCCATTGTAGCCGCTATTCTGGAAAAAGAAAATGCAGTAGCTGATTTTCGTACACTCATTGGTGCTACCAACCCTGCTAACGCTGAAGAAGGTACCATCCGTAAGCGTTTTGCCCGCAGCGTAGGCGAAAACGCTGTACACGGTAGCGATAGCGATGAGAATGCTGCCATCGAAGGCAACTTCTTCTTCTCTGCTTTCGAACGTTTTTAA
- a CDS encoding bifunctional nuclease family protein — translation MHKIELEIVALSHSITNTHSYAVVLGEVNGTRRIPIVIGGFEAQAIAVVLEHIQPSRPLTHDLMKNFMLAFNIELQEIIISDLQEGIFYS, via the coding sequence ATGCACAAGATAGAACTGGAAATAGTAGCGCTTTCGCACAGCATCACCAACACGCATTCGTATGCCGTGGTGTTGGGCGAAGTGAATGGTACCCGTCGCATTCCTATTGTGATTGGTGGTTTTGAAGCACAAGCCATTGCGGTAGTATTGGAACACATTCAACCCAGCCGTCCGTTGACGCATGACCTCATGAAAAATTTCATGCTGGCTTTCAATATTGAGCTGCAGGAAATTATCATCTCTGATTTGCAGGAAGGCATTTTCTATTCCTAA
- a CDS encoding DUF6089 family protein, which produces MKKQLISVCFLLSFLLPYVSIAQRIDVDLFAGISNYQGDLKPAFVSTVGAGTGAAAIVKVGINDNLFVRAGFSFGSVSGSDAQNKASLQFRNLSFTSRIQEFSAGFEYRFFNSDKLAFRPYAFVAAGIFHFDPFTYYGSNSTKVYLQPLGTEGQGLAAYPDKQPYKLTQFCIPYGVGVKWQLNCNLNIGVEFRHTKLFTDYLDDVSTRYADANTLLAGRGPLSVDLAWRGDELNGSPYPVANTVRGNPGEKDWYYFAGLTFGLKLNDCNSGRFSLGGLFNRNKSGAKGMDCPKVW; this is translated from the coding sequence ATGAAAAAACAATTGATTTCAGTCTGCTTTTTACTGTCATTTTTGTTGCCTTATGTGTCAATTGCTCAACGTATTGATGTAGATCTTTTTGCTGGTATATCTAACTATCAGGGCGACTTAAAACCCGCTTTTGTTTCTACTGTTGGTGCGGGTACAGGTGCGGCAGCAATTGTAAAAGTTGGCATCAATGATAACCTTTTTGTAAGAGCCGGTTTTTCTTTTGGTTCAGTTTCTGGAAGTGATGCACAAAACAAAGCCAGCTTACAGTTCAGAAACCTCAGTTTCACCAGTAGAATACAAGAGTTTAGTGCAGGATTTGAATATCGTTTTTTTAATAGCGATAAGTTAGCATTTCGACCTTATGCATTTGTGGCTGCTGGTATTTTTCATTTTGATCCTTTTACTTACTACGGTAGTAATAGCACCAAAGTGTATTTGCAACCATTAGGTACAGAGGGGCAGGGATTGGCTGCTTATCCTGACAAGCAACCATATAAGTTGACTCAATTTTGTATTCCCTATGGCGTTGGTGTAAAATGGCAGCTCAATTGCAATTTGAATATTGGGGTAGAATTTCGACATACAAAATTGTTTACAGATTATTTGGATGACGTCAGCACCCGCTATGCAGATGCTAATACATTATTAGCCGGCAGGGGCCCATTGTCAGTAGATTTAGCTTGGCGTGGCGACGAACTTAATGGTAGTCCGTATCCTGTTGCGAACACAGTGCGAGGCAACCCTGGCGAAAAAGACTGGTATTATTTTGCCGGGCTCACTTTTGGCTTAAAACTGAATGACTGTAATTCGGGGAGATTTAGTTTGGGCGGTCTCTTTAACCGTAATAAATCTGGGGCTAAAGGGATGGATTGCCCGAAAGTATGGTAG
- a CDS encoding electron transfer flavoprotein subunit beta/FixA family protein: MKILVCISKTPDTTAKIAFTDNNTKFADAGVQFIVNPYDEWYALVRALELKEAGVASHVTLLTVGAADAEPIMRKALAIGGDDAIRVNAESSDSFYIASQIAAVATDGGYDLVLAGKETIDYNGSSIGGMVAELLNLPFVSLATKLDIAAGTASLTREIEGGEEKLETSLPLVVSCQKGMAEQRIPNMKGIMGARTKPLAVKEPVAVEALTSVVSFEMPPAKSGVKLVSADTPEELIRLLHEEAKVI; this comes from the coding sequence ATGAAAATTCTGGTTTGTATCAGTAAAACACCTGACACCACGGCAAAAATAGCCTTCACCGACAACAACACGAAGTTTGCTGATGCCGGGGTGCAGTTTATTGTGAATCCTTACGACGAATGGTATGCCTTGGTGCGTGCCCTCGAGTTGAAAGAAGCTGGTGTAGCCAGCCATGTTACCCTGCTCACAGTTGGTGCGGCCGATGCCGAGCCCATCATGCGCAAGGCACTGGCCATTGGCGGCGACGATGCCATTCGGGTAAACGCCGAAAGCAGCGACAGCTTTTACATTGCCAGCCAGATAGCTGCGGTTGCCACCGATGGTGGTTACGACCTCGTACTCGCCGGTAAAGAAACCATAGACTACAACGGCAGCAGCATTGGCGGCATGGTAGCTGAACTACTCAACCTGCCCTTTGTGAGCCTGGCCACCAAACTCGACATCGCCGCTGGTACCGCCAGCCTCACCCGTGAAATTGAAGGTGGCGAAGAAAAATTGGAAACCTCATTGCCGCTGGTAGTAAGCTGCCAGAAAGGAATGGCCGAACAGCGCATTCCCAATATGAAAGGCATTATGGGTGCCCGCACCAAGCCATTGGCAGTAAAAGAACCTGTGGCGGTAGAAGCCCTCACCAGTGTGGTGTCTTTCGAAATGCCGCCGGCAAAAAGTGGTGTGAAGCTTGTATCTGCCGATACCCCCGAAGAGCTCATCCGCTTGCTGCACGAAGAAGCGAAAGTGATATAA